The Colletotrichum destructivum chromosome 8, complete sequence genome includes the window GTCCACATAGACAATGATAACGCACCATGCCAACCCAGCAGACTGAGGCTTAAGGATGGACTCGGCAGGCATTGCACGTTGAGCCTCGTCTGCTGATTTCCAAGGCATGAGGCAGGCAACATGATGTAAGAAACGAGCGTATTGTTGATAAGGAAAATAGAGGCAAGGAGCTGCGTTGCCACGTTGAGTTTGATCGAGAGAGTGACAGAAGGAATCTGTAAAGGTTTGAAGGAGGGCATAAGGGAATGTTATGTTTTCGTTTACCTTGTGTACCTGCTTCTTGCTTAGGTGCCGAGGTCAGAGTAAGTTGGCATTTCCAGCAAGCGGTTGGACCTGAACTTGCAATGTTATGCATGACACTcccaagaaaaaaaaaagtccTGGGGTTCTGATGCGAGAAGACCTTGGCCAAAGGCAAAGTCGCAGCACTTGATAATCCTTATCTGTGACCATGACGTTGAATTGGCGGTACTGGGTTTGACATAGATAAATCCGTTCGCAAGTGAGGTCGGTAGTGCCTTAAGCTCATCGTGCCCCTTCTCGAAGCGACTCCCTTCTACAGTAAGCATGACGCGTTTGAGCACATGGCAGCCGTGATGATCCATCATCCACGAGCCGTGATGTCTGGAGAAATAGCTGATATATCGGACGCCAGTCGGCCTGGCAGTCACAACTGGCATATGAGGCCGGCCTGGGCTTGTGTATGTCGTCACCATGAGTCAGTACGGCTGGGACAAGGTCATTGGGTCCCTCGACTCACACGGCGCCCAGTAAAGACTATAGGTCCACAACGTCTAGTGCCCTCAGTCACCTAACACGACACCGACAGTTGTGCGTACGCGACGTTCAACTGCGCCCCATCCTCAGTTGCCGCCCCTTGCAGCTTTCCAAAAATGCTTGATGCGGACGAGCTACTCGTCAGAGGGGTAACAATACAGAATCATGGGGGAAAGTACCAGAAACCAATGCAGTACCGGGGCCGAGCACAaaaagggagagaaacaCCAAGCAATGACTCGGATGATGGGCATTTAGTGCATGATGGAACAGCACGGCATCCGTTACCACTTAGTACTCGACCTAAATATCGCAAGGCCGTATCTGAGTCTGTGACCAAGTCGGACTCTGTGAGCAGCCAAGATCGAATAAGTATGCTGGCTAACGGTATTATAGTGTATCGATGGCACTCATCGAGACCAGAACGCGGGTAAAATCCACCATTTTCTGGGCAGCAGTAGAAAATACGTCATGATTCTTGAGCATTGCTGTTGAACATATTACGAAGCAATCCACAAGTGTCCAACATAGGGATGTTGATTGTCAATGTCTAGGACTTCTGTTTAATCATGGAGCGTAAGCATACTCCCGCAAGGTATGGCAGGTTGGATTCCGGGGCAAAAGTCTGCCTGTCCTTCACTTCCGCTCCCATTTGGGCCAAGGCCGTCCGTCAGTGAGATCCTCGGCCTTCACTCTCTGTACTCTCAGACAAGGAaccctcgacgaggtccggcTCTACCTCAAAGTCTCTGAGCATCAAAAGGCTCGCGGCACACTAATGCCAGCCTGTTTATCGATTGCAAAAATACTTGTGCCGATGGTTCTCTGCTTGGATAGCCGCGATGCGTTGCTCAAGTATATGGGCCGTGTCATCATCTTTCCCTTGGCGCTTGACGCCACCACTGACCAGGTAGCGAGCTTTGACTACTGCATCCAGGGTCTTCTTACTGGCAGCTTCGCGCTTGTTCTCCAGCCAGGCGACAGACTCCCGCACGCTTTGGTGTCATTGGCCAGTCGCATTTCCGAGAAGCTTGCACGTCGAAAGGTTGGCCGAGTAGGATGTGAGAATGTATTCGCCATGGCTAGTGCCGGAGACGGTTGTGGTGCGAACTCAGCTCGAACAAGATTGGATCAACTCGCCCGACGCTATCGCCAAAATGAAAATGAAGGTCAGGATGATCGAGGAACGCTGCAAGGAAGCAAGGAAGAGCTGCCACAAAAACCAGTGAGTCGACCGCGGGACGGGAACACCGGCAAGCGCGTGGAAAACCTGGAGAAGCACAGCGATGCAACAATCGTTGTCCCCGTCCTGCTGTGCTGCCTGCGGGAGGGGTTGTGACCTAGTCGTTACCTCCAGTCTCGTGTACGGCCGGTCGAGTGCTGCGTCCGGGATGGGCCAGACTCGTTCTTGGAGTCATAGTTGCAAAGTGTCCCGCATCCTCTCTCGATATATGCCACGGATACCTGTATAGTCCAATGAGATCTGATACACGCGAGCATGATTACAAGACGCTGCCCTCCGGAACCGATTCCACCAGGACCCAAGCTTTCCGACGGCAGTCTTGTTTCCACCCCCCGTCGGAGTATTCTTTTGAAAACAAGGGCGGAATCATAGTGTAGGCTACGCAGGGCAGACAGAGTCGTAGAAACCATGTTGCCTCAAGCCCGACTCTGGGGCAGGAGACTCTCCAGCTGTAGCCTAGGGCCGAACAGTGGGCTCCCTACTGTGGTAGCAGGCAAAGGTTTTCCTCGTGGGGTTGGTAGACTGTAAAGGTGCAGCTACACTTAACAGCTTTAGTACATCGTACAAGTACATCTGGCTACTCACAGACGTCCTCTGTTCGGTTTTCACAAATGTCGCCAGTTAGATCTGACAAGGGCAGGGCTAGCCAGGCTAGCCTTGCGCAATACCTAACCCGAAGGCAAAGCTTACCACCTATTCTAGTAAAGTTTCGGAAAAACGAAGCTTCTTTGCACAACAATCGTAGGGTttggtctcggtctcggtctggAGACTGCTTCTCTTCCGCAACTCCCTCTGCTGGCTGATGGGAGCTGCGGAGCGTTGCTCGGTTTCAGATGGCTTCTAGCCTTCAGTGAGTTCAGTAACTTTGGTAGCGCCGCTCAGGTAGCAAGAGTCGTTCATGTTGTCTCCCTGTTCGACCTGAAAGCAAATATTGTTAGCAGTGGGATTGGACGGTGGGACGACTGTTGGCTGAGACAGGTCCAGAGACTCACTAACGTTGGCGATGTTTGTGTCGGGTAGATGTTGGTGCCTACTCTTGACAGCCGCATTGGGCACGATGGGTTGAGGGTATGTTCCTGGCATGGCTGGATGAGACTTTGAAGACTTAGAGACTGTCCTGAGACGTTGTCTCTGGCTGGATGGCTGAGCGACTTTTAACGTCTGGGGACTCTCCGATAGTTGCTGCGGTTTGGTTGCAGGTGTCATGCAACGATAGCCATTCACGACCTTGTTGAGATCACCGGTTACGATGCCGGGCAATTGGCTGACGCCTGGTCTATGGTCTTCGGAAGAACGGCAGCGATTGGCTGCCTCGCGGACGGAGTCCCTGGTTGTGTTCCAGCGGGCACAAGCGTGAGCGAGCTTAGGCAGAGCTTCGAAGAAGGGTCGGCCGTGGTGTGTAGTGTAGAGGGAGAAGACGCAGAAGGACGGCGATATGCCCTAGATCCTTGAGGCAGTTTGAAGTAGGGCGGTGCAGACGGCTGAAGGTCGACAGACTGAAGTAACGTGTTTCGAGTCGCAGCTGAGGTTGATGGAATCGAGGATGGGCGTTGGAAGCCGTGCTAGAAAACCAACAGGGTCAATGAGACAGCCGAGCTCTTCTTCGAGTTGGAAGAAGCGGTCAACGAAGGTGGTTGAATTTGCCCGAGACCGTGGTTGTGGGAGTCGACAAAGTCGGCAAAGGCGTTCTCGACCCGGTCCACGAGGACGAACGGGttgtggtgtggtgtggtgtggtgcGGTACGATACGATGCCGGGCAGGGGGTGATGTGTCGAGGTATGGTACAGGGATGGTTTAACTGAAGTGGAGGGTGCCAAGCTTCCTGGGATGAAGTCGGGGTTCCGAGGACACTGGATGCTTCCGACTTAGGTACCTATGTAAGGATAAGGGTTCTGGATGAATCCGATAAGCTCCAAGTCTATTGCTGCAGCTCCAAAACAGGTACATCCAGACACGACAGACGATCATGGCGTGCCATTGCAACCCATCTAGTCACGAGAAGAGGGCTGCACCATCAATGATGATCCTAGGGCAGATGGGCCAGATGACGCGGAATGCCGGCATGTCTGCGAAGTCCGAGTGCCCAACTACTTTCTCAATCCACTTCTCGTGGTCCGTTGAAATGTTCAAGCCAGGAGAGACAACAACGAACTCGAAGTCGGTTTCTCTCGAAAGCTAAACACAGCGTTGCGGCCTTTTGGTACTAGTGCACCCTCATCATCAACTCTCAAATATCAAACACTTCCCCAATGCATGTGACAAGATATGGGAGCGCATCTCTGTCAGCAAAGATGTCACAAAACATCTCTAGGGCAAGGGAGACAGAAAGTCCCACAGCTGCTTATACCCACTGCCTTTAACTACAATATATTGAAACCGGTGAACCGTTTCATGTTGTCTCTGTCACACACCTACCAGCCAAAATCAGCACAGCCTGGTAATGAGAAGCAAAAAAAGGCAAAAGGgaacatacaacaccaggtattcgctggtcgtcaccgacccaactactaatccggccctcactggcttatctatgggagagcggacgggatcccgagttttccagtaggtatggtcgtatgtgatAATTTGGGTATCATAATTTGTTTATGTATGGAACCTTGGTGACGCTTCGTTGTGCTAATGTTCGCAATCTTTACGCATCATCAATCGTCGCAGCTCACTAAGGCTTTCAACAATAGCTTTCTACTATTATGTAACTTAATGCAGGTATCTTTTGAAGACTCTCTTGCTTGAGCCCTTGTTTATCTACTACAAAAATCCATTGCAAGAGCTATTGAAAGCTTTGTTATCATAGCTGTTCACACACAAGCAATCCTCTATCTTCTCAAAACGATAAAAAGTGCCTTGCACATCGACACTGGTGTTTGGGGAACGGAACAAGaactgcttcttctccagcaCTCTCTTCCAGTCCGGTGGAGTCGGGAACCGAGCCATCGTCTGCGTATTGTTGTAAATAGCGCTGGACCCAATCCTCTCGTTAGTGCTCTGGACATGCTCCCGAGGCATGTCATCCACCTCAAACGAGACGGACTTGCGAGCAAGCATGAACATTCGGGATAAGACGGCGGTGAACAATACCGGCGACAGGTACTGCAAGCCGTTGAAACAAGCTATATGGTCGAATGGGTCGGCGGTCATGATGAACTCTTCAATCGGCTCAAGATGGATGGGTTGTTTGTAATACTTTCTTGTGCGCTCCGAAGCAGCCATCTCCGGGGAAATATCGACGCCTACCACGACTGAGGATGTCCAACCGGCATCAAAAAGCGCGTTACCGAGGAATCCAGACCCGCAAGCAAGGTCCAGTACGCTGCCCGCCCAATCAAAGTCTACAGCCATGACATTGCGGACCGTCTTGATACTAGGCATCTCCCAGGCAATCTCGTATTTCTTGGAAAAATCGTCAAAGAAAGTGCTGACGGTCCTATGAGCTTGACAGTAGGCCTTGGTCTGGATCAATTTCGTGGCAAGAAGCATGTCAAAGAGGGCTGCGTGCCCTCCCGGATATGTCCGTTCTATAACCTTGTCGCTGGTGAATGCCCCGCGGGGGTAAAAGACGGTCGGGAACGCGTTTATCTCGAGGACGTAAATCTCGCCTGTTTTTGCATCGATTCGCATGTCGACGCGGCACCAACCACTGCCACCTTGCATACCGGCCGCCTTGAAAGCGTTTTGTGACGTTTCGCGAATGCGCGACCTTCGTGGCTCGTCGATGACTATCCTCGTTCGTACAACGCCTTTACCAACATTCGCAAACTTGTTTTCGAACGTTAGAAATGCCCGACCCGTCGGGGTGTCTGGTGGGAACACATATTCGACAGGCTCTAAAGCAACCACAGCATGACCCATTTCAACCACAACTACGTTGACCTCGCTGCCAACGATGTAGTCTTGAACGAGACACTCCGCATCTGGCTTCAGTGTCTTCACCAGAGTTACTCTTTTTTTCAGCTGGCGTTCATCGTGGCAGATGGAGTCAAAATCCAATGTCTCCGAGTTGGCCCCGTCTCTCAGTTTCACGATTTTAGGAAAGCAGCCTGATTCGTTTCCGGGCACTCGGATGCCGGCGGGCTCGACTTTAGCGTAGAATTCGAGTTTGTCATTGCATAGTCGCATAGCACTGGCTGTGTTGGTCAAGACTTCTACCCCTTTGCTCTCGAGATACGCCGCCGCGTCTTGACCTGCAACGTTGTCTCGCGGTCCTCCCCACTAAGGGAAGAAAATCTACGTCAGCTCAGTAGGTACTTAAGACCAAATGCAGCGAGAGGGAACGTTACCTACCAAGCAGCTAAAATACATTTCGTACGTCTCATCCTCGCAAATTCGGTCAATATCTTCTTTGAACGAACTCTTTCGGATGAAGCGATGCTCAAACTGGTGAACTGCCGTGGAGATATATCGGCCTGGATCGCAGAACGGATCGAGCTATTGTGAAAGCAGCATTATTAGAGGATTGTGCATGAGATACGTAAGGGGTCTCTACCGAATGTTCACCTTTTCTACAGGGGAGTTAGATCCCTCGTACGAGGTCTGGACTACACAGATCTTCATTTGTCTAATGTTGCAGCTAGCTAATTCTGGTAAAGAAGACGTTCAAATATCCAAGTGGTGAGGGAGAAGCTGCTTCTGAATTTAAATATACTGTGCGTGCCTTTCAAACCTAGGCCCGACTTCTCCTTCACCTAATCAGGTCAGTGGCTGTTAGGGATTTCGCTTGCAGAACCAAGGATCAGTCAAGATGTAAGTGAGGCGAGttgaggggaaaaaaagTCAATCGAAGAGCAAGAATGACTTGTGTGGATAGGTGCAGCCTGGATGAGCCTGCCCAACCGACTGACAAGCACTGTTGCTTGCATTCTCTAATGTTACCTTTCTTAACAGAAAGGATTTTTTTAGCGGAAGGTAATAAAGGCGTCCGCGTAATCCTTGTGATCTGTTCTTTAATCATGATATTACAAACAGCAACCAATTGGATATAAGATCCTTACTACACTGTAGTTGTTGATTGCTCCTACGTGACAAAAGAAATCAAAAATGTCAGACTACAACAACTTAACAGAGGACGAAGAGAAACGTCACCCTGTAACTCCTTACATATCTAGTCATCTCTCTCGCACTTTTTGGTTCCAgaacgatgacgatgccgtaACTACCGGAGAGGATTGGCAGGCAAGCCGCCACAAACTGCACTGCTTTTACACGTCACCACACTTCTACTACTCGATCACAATCCTCCTGATTCTCAGCGTCTGCATAATCCAATTCACCTCTCAACATCACCTCCGCTCTTATCTGCCCCCTTCCGACGGACCGAGCCCGCTGTGCGGTTCCTCGCCAGAGGAAGCTCGTGCAATAGGCTGTACTTTTGATGTTTACGTTAAGTAAACCACCCTATGCTGACTTCAAgccttttttgttttttgttttgtcTTCAAGCTTGGCAAACATGTCGCTAATAGAACTCTACTTCTACAAGTGGCTGGCTTCCCGCTGCATGTTACGACCGTGCGGTTGCGGAGCAGTCCGAATCCAACTCCAGCGATCTACATACTTCCGCAACAGGGAGGACGACGTTTCCCGTCTACTGGGACGAGGGTATGACCGAGCCGGCAACTCTCGAAGATGTCATGCTTGCCGCGTTTGAGAATGGCGAAGACGGCTACAACGTTCGTTTTCACACCGTGTGGGAATATCACCGGGCGCATTGCCTGCACTTGTGGAGGCTTGCTGCGAGCGCGTTGCAGCGGCTGTCCGAAGGCAAGCGGGATGTTGGGGTCTATTACAAAGCTGCCAGCCCCGAGCATGTCTGGCACTGCAACAAAGTGATAATTGAGGGGGATGCCAGGAGCCCTGAGAAAAAGGACACCATCACTCCGGGCATTGGTCGCTGCGTGTGGCTGGGTAACCTTGAAAATGTTGCCTACCGGTAGGATCAGCGATAACAAAAGCTTGTGATCAGGGCAGTCGAAACAATGGGGTTGACAGCTGTCTCTAAGCTCCTACATGAGACAAAATCAAAGTTTGTGAAATTGCGAGTTTGCCAATGGGCTCCGATGGTGGTTCATTACAGTTTGCAGGCACGTGTTTATCTTCTTGTGGGTACAGAAAAAGATACACAAAATTGTACGCAAACAAGGGTTACTTCTTAACACTCCAAGCTTTCGGAGAACATTCAAGACTCTATCTGTACCGTAGTTCCATTCATGATTTTTCCCGCAGTGTAGGTTTGCAGAGGTGTGGCAACACTTAACTTAATGCACGCTTGACCTTTAAGGGCCCCAACCATACGCGGGTGAGGTGAAATCGAACCCGAATAAGTGGGGGCGTGGCGCGAGTAACGGGATGATTCATCGCCGAAAATCACCCTTTTTTCACGGACTTAGCCAACAGTTCAACGCGTAACTTAATAGCAGTACATCCAGATACTCACGCACGTACCTAGTTCTCGGACGCGTCAACATTCCGATCTGGCAAGGGCAGGACTAGTCAGCCCAACCTTGCGCAATGCCAAACCAGCTGGCAAAGCTTCCTGCATACTAAAACTTCCTGCATGCTTCACACAATTGAAAGGTTCTAGGCAGACAGAATTCTTAGGGTTCTCAAGTGGAAACCCGCCTCATACGGCTTTATCTAGCCCTAGCACAGCTCAAGTCATTCTCCTGTCTAAGTCTGTATTTTGCCCAACGAACTCCCTTCCTAGAGCAGACAAAAGGCCCTTCTCCGATTCGCAGCCGTAAAGTTATCATAAGAACGTGACGGCTGCCAAACTGTCTCTTCGTTGCTCCGCAGCTTGCAATTCTGCCTTTTTCACTCGCCCCTCACTTGCGTATTACACAAAACTTAGCATGGGCTATCACCTCCCAAGGATGAGGTCAATGTTTCATAGTGTCTGTCCGCTTGGTGTTGACAACGACTTGGGGCCTCTCGTTCGACCTCCTTGCCGGAACGGCAATGATTTCACTCTAGTCTTTGAGGACCTGGCCTTGACGATTGTGCCGTCAGCCATATTGACGCTGGCAACGCTATATCGGACTCCATACCTATTGAGGCAATCGAGAAAGACACAATCAATCTCAACCACGGTCATTTATCAGTATGTCAAGATTGTACGTGCTAGACGCTTGTTTTTTTGAACTGAACACAGCGATGAGAATTACTGCTAATTTCCCAATAGCTCGCTATATGTACTCTGGCTTTCTTCCAAGCAGTCCACCTGTTGCAGTGGATATCACTTGACAACGAGCCGAGTTATCTATCTCTAAGTGCATCACTATCTGCAGTCACTGCTACAACTTGCCTTTGCTTTCTATCCTATCTAGAGCATGATCGTTCCATTGCTCCATCACCTGTTGTTACGTTATACCTCTTGGGTTCCGGCCTGTGCGATATTCCGATACTACGAACCCTGTGGGTACGCCAAGACAACGTTTTTGTTCCGCTGGCACGAGCAGCGGCCCTGCTTGCCAAGGCTATTGTCTTCTTGCTAGAGTCCACGAGCAAGAGGGACTATCTTGAGGTCCCCTACAGCCAAACCTCGCCTGAGGCACTTGGAGGTATAGTGAACCGCAGTTTGTTTTTGTGGCTTACGCCGACTATCCAGCGCGGTTACCGCGTCTCCCTGGAGGTCGACCATCTTCCATGCCTAGACCCCAAGCTCTCAGTGGCACGACAACAGACTCGATTGGCTCAAGTCTGGAAGGACTGGCGTCCACCAAGAAGCGGGCATTCACTCTTGTTCGCAACCTTTTCATGCTTCCGATGGCAGTTCTTGGCCATTGTACCTGCCCGTGTTGTCTTGATTGCCTGTAAATTCTCACAACCGCTGCTCATCAATGCGGCCGTGAAACTCTTGAGCAGGGATGATGGCATTGACAAGCGAGACGCTGGTGTTCTTCTTACAGGCGCAGCTGCTTTGATTTATGCTGGGATCGCCTTTTCTACTGCGGCATACAAGCACATGATCTATAGAACCATGCTCGTATTTCGGAGTGGTTTGATAGGTGTCATTCATGAGTCTTCACTGCTGCTTGACCTGGCCACGGCAAAGGATACTGCTGCGGTTACACTCATGAGCACCGACGTTGACCGAATCATGGCGGGCATCGAGATGTTGGATGTTATTTGGGCAACACCAATCGAAGCAAGCCTGGCTATCATCATGCTGGGTCGGGAGCTTGGTTGGGCTTGCTTCCCTCCGCTGGTAGTCTCGATCGGTAAGTCTGCTGCGTCTTAAAAGGGGATTTCATCCAACTCATTTGACTCCAGCATGCGCCATAGGAAGTGTTTATCTGGGTAAACTGGCGACGAAATATCAAAAAATATGGATTGAGTCAATCCAGGAGAGAGTTGCGGACACAACTCATCTTTTGAACAACATCAAATCGATCAAGATGATGGGAATGACCGCGCCTCTGGCCGAGAATATTCAGAAAAAGCGACAGAGGGAAATTGACCACTCTCGAGCATACCGAAAAGTCGATACAGCACAGCAGGCTTTGGGTAATGCAACCCTAGTGTTGACGCCGGTTCTTACTTTCCTTCTTTACTACTTCCTGATACACCAACGCGGCGGAGAAAGTCTAGATCCAGCCAAAGCCTTTACCTCGCTGTCGCTAATCGTCTTGCTCAGCTATCCAATCGTCTacttcgtcttcgccgtaCCCAGGTTCATAGGGTCAATCGGCTGCTACGATCGAATCCAAACATACATACTAAGTCAAGATCGGGACGTTCAGTGgtccgaggaggatgaagagaCAGAAAGCGAATTTGGAACACCCTTCTCCAACGAATGTGAACAAGTCGAGCTGGAGTCGCTTCTTCCCAAGGGCACTTTCATCAAGTCATCCAAGCTAGGCTGGATGGAAGTCGGGGGCGTAACATCGCCAGTTTTTGCGGCCGACCATACAGCTGGGGAGCTAGTTCGTATTGAGGATGCGGACTTCGCTTTCTCGGCAGACTCATCGAGTGTGCTCCATAACATCTCCCTTACAGTTCGCCAGGGGAAATATCTGCTGGTTTCCGGTCCTACAGGAAGCGGGAAAAGCTCGCTTCTGCTCTCTGTTCTCGGTGAGCTACGCCAGTGCCGAGGTTCGACCTTTCGAAAGCCGTCCCTTGACATCGCCTTTTGCACACAGGAGCCATGGCTGCCCAACCTTTCTGTTCGTGATGTCATCACTGGACCATCGACCTTTGACAACACCTGGCTGTCCGAGGTAATTGCGGCCTGTGATCTAGGTCGGGATATA containing:
- a CDS encoding Putative S-adenosyl-L-methionine-dependent methyltransferase superfamily, translating into MKICVVQTSYEGSNSPVEKLDPFCDPGRYISTAVHQFEHRFIRKSSFKEDIDRICEDETYEMYFSCLWGGPRDNVAGQDAAAYLESKGVEVLTNTASAMRLCNDKLEFYAKVEPAGIRVPGNESGCFPKIVKLRDGANSETLDFDSICHDERQLKKRVTLVKTLKPDAECLVQDYIVGSEVNVVVVEMGHAVVALEPVEYVFPPDTPTGRAFLTFENKFANVGKGVVRTRIVIDEPRRSRIRETSQNAFKAAGMQGGSGWCRVDMRIDAKTGEIYVLEINAFPTVFYPRGAFTSDKVIERTYPGGHAALFDMLLATKLIQTKAYCQAHRTVSTFFDDFSKKYEIAWEMPSIKTVRNVMAVDFDWAGSVLDLACGSGFLGNALFDAGWTSSVVVGVDISPEMAASERTRKYYKQPIHLEPIEEFIMTADPFDHIACFNGLQYLSPVLFTAVLSRMFMLARKSVSFEVDDMPREHVQSTNERIGSSAIYNNTQTMARFPTPPDWKRVLEKKQFLFRSPNTSVDVQGTFYRFEKIEDCLCVNSYDNKAFNSSCNGFL
- a CDS encoding Putative AAA+ ATPase domain, ABC transporter type 1, transmembrane domain-containing protein, producing MGYHLPRMRSMFHSVCPLGVDNDLGPLVRPPCRNGNDFTLVFEDLALTIVPSAILTLATLYRTPYLLRQSRKTQSISTTVIYQYVKILAICTLAFFQAVHLLQWISLDNEPSYLSLSASLSAVTATTCLCFLSYLEHDRSIAPSPVVTLYLLGSGLCDIPILRTLWVRQDNVFVPLARAAALLAKAIVFLLESTSKRDYLEVPYSQTSPEALGGIVNRSLFLWLTPTIQRGYRVSLEVDHLPCLDPKLSVARQQTRLAQVWKDWRPPRSGHSLLFATFSCFRWQFLAIVPARVVLIACKFSQPLLINAAVKLLSRDDGIDKRDAGVLLTGAAALIYAGIAFSTAAYKHMIYRTMLVFRSGLIGVIHESSLLLDLATAKDTAAVTLMSTDVDRIMAGIEMLDVIWATPIEASLAIIMLGRELGWACFPPLVVSIACAIGSVYLGKLATKYQKIWIESIQERVADTTHLLNNIKSIKMMGMTAPLAENIQKKRQREIDHSRAYRKVDTAQQALGNATLVLTPVLTFLLYYFLIHQRGGESLDPAKAFTSLSLIVLLSYPIVYFVFAVPRFIGSIGCYDRIQTYILSQDRDVQWSEEDEETESEFGTPFSNECEQVELESLLPKGTFIKSSKLGWMEVGGVTSPVFAADHTAGELVRIEDADFAFSADSSSVLHNISLTVRQGKYLLVSGPTGSGKSSLLLSVLGELRQCRGSTFRKPSLDIAFCTQEPWLPNLSVRDVITGPSTFDNTWLSEVIAACDLGRDISQLSQRENTLVGSNGSRLSGGQKQRVSLARALYSRKKILLLDDVLSGLDLSTERAVAHNVLGPNGLCRRLGITVMMAAPNTKYAAYFDSTFVLELGNLSENSLNNPSLTVEHDLNKEKDPAEETEHESRPSGDGRVVGAVEATPPTTQTSSGTGLPLYKYYFSTMGWGSTFLVFASSATFVFCFKFPDLWLKWWTESESRQQETNTTLYMTVYVLLAAVALIVLVSFSWSLKLVAVPRAAARLHQDLLSTTIAAPYYFLVAAGSGSIVNRFSEDLAIVDLQLTLALAKSIDGFFTIVAEASLIAYASALTALSFPPLLGVLYLLQKVYLRTSRRIRTLEIEARSPLLSHFIETLAGLATIRAFGWQRYWVKRQRDALDRSQRALYMTYCLQRWLNLVLDLVVAGVGVTVMALVTQLPSWTTDGGALGVSLTNIVTFSATLTYVIQGWAQLETSMGAIQRIQDFTNQTLSENKPAENRELPPGWGLTHASVRFDGVKSAYSDCSDIILDGVTFHITPGQKVGVCGRTGSGKSTMLLTLLRLAEVLDGRITIDNVDIALSRRDHIRSSVTVMPQDPTVFPGSIRYNLDPQRRHSDAEIKKELDRVGLSHILSSPRGLDATMTQSTSVSLSRGELQLFALARAVLRRHEGALLLVMDEVTSSVDSVAEEVIMRVVMESFSMHTVIAVVHRLNTIIDFDLVFVMDQGRLVESGQPRALLESPGSMFRRLYRH